A genomic window from Bacteroidota bacterium includes:
- a CDS encoding site-specific DNA-methyltransferase, whose translation MENQVLSLTPWKNYSKKDYHKLHSLCSYMAMFPPSLPNHFIKKYSKEGESVFDPFSGRGTTVLEACLNNRVGIGNDRNPLAFLLTKVKSNPPSKQRILSKIDSLEREFDPEKIDINQEKDHIRMLFHDSTLKQLIFLRSRLDWKNKNLDAFISAIITGSIHGGSESYFSISMPSAFSMSPNYIKKYIQEHNLEKPRRDVFNILRKKVEKNYQKPLMAKGKAYNLDVANIYRLEDSSVDLIITSPPYTKVIKYGQFNWIRLWFLGKNARDVDKKLFFTQSLIKYRGFMFGALEELKRVLKPRKKLVLVIGDIKEKNLAQDIWENCAKPLGFKLMDNIEDKINDNSKVSKIWGQKRGNVTKIDRILVLEK comes from the coding sequence ATGGAAAATCAAGTATTGTCCCTAACTCCTTGGAAGAATTATTCTAAGAAAGATTATCATAAATTGCATTCTTTGTGTAGCTATATGGCGATGTTCCCTCCTTCCCTTCCAAATCATTTTATTAAAAAATATTCTAAAGAGGGCGAGTCTGTGTTTGATCCTTTTTCAGGAAGGGGAACTACTGTATTAGAAGCATGCCTAAATAACAGAGTTGGTATTGGAAATGATAGAAATCCTCTTGCATTCTTATTGACAAAAGTGAAAAGCAATCCTCCGAGCAAACAGAGAATCCTCTCAAAAATAGATAGTTTGGAAAGAGAATTTGATCCTGAGAAAATAGATATTAATCAGGAGAAAGATCATATAAGAATGCTTTTTCATGATTCCACATTAAAACAACTGATTTTTCTTAGGTCCAGATTAGATTGGAAAAATAAAAATCTAGATGCTTTCATATCTGCAATCATAACAGGTTCGATTCATGGCGGTAGTGAAAGCTATTTTTCGATCAGCATGCCTAGTGCATTCTCTATGTCTCCAAATTATATAAAAAAATATATCCAGGAGCATAATTTAGAAAAACCAAGAAGGGATGTTTTTAATATTCTGAGAAAAAAGGTAGAGAAGAATTATCAAAAACCATTGATGGCCAAAGGAAAGGCCTATAATTTAGATGTAGCAAATATCTATAGGCTAGAAGATTCTTCTGTAGACCTTATTATAACTTCCCCTCCTTACACTAAGGTAATAAAATATGGGCAGTTCAATTGGATTCGACTCTGGTTTCTTGGAAAAAATGCAAGAGATGTAGATAAAAAATTGTTTTTCACACAATCTCTTATAAAATATAGAGGATTTATGTTCGGAGCTCTAGAAGAATTAAAAAGAGTTTTAAAACCGAGGAAAAAATTGGTTTTGGTAATCGGAGATATAAAGGAAAAAAATCTTGCCCAAGATATTTGGGAAAATTGTGCTAAACCGTTAGGTTTTAAATTAATGGATAATATTGAGGACAAAATAAATGATAATAGTAAAGTCAGTAAGATTTGGGGACAGAAAAGAGGAAATGTTACTAAGATAGATAGAATTTTGGTCTTGGAAAAATGA
- a CDS encoding DUF2283 domain-containing protein: MEKSLNKVGQFDYDYANDILFFKVKDREYSHSVELSSLVIDFDEENFIVGLQIMNASEVFQLSKKILLGVSGFNMQAKIVDGAIQINLSFGMVERNKQMIEYKPIIFDRVGPEVPDSKISCIA; the protein is encoded by the coding sequence ATGGAAAAATCTCTAAATAAGGTTGGTCAGTTTGATTATGATTATGCTAATGATATTCTCTTCTTCAAAGTAAAAGATAGGGAATATTCCCATTCTGTAGAATTATCTAGCCTGGTAATTGATTTTGATGAGGAAAACTTCATAGTTGGTTTACAGATTATGAATGCTTCAGAAGTATTTCAACTATCAAAGAAGATTTTATTGGGGGTTAGTGGCTTTAATATGCAAGCAAAAATTGTGGATGGTGCGATTCAAATAAATCTGTCTTTTGGAATGGTTGAGAGAAACAAGCAGATGATAGAATATAAGCCTATTATTTTCGATAGAGTTGGTCCAGAAGTTCCCGATTCAAAAATATCTTGTATAGCATAG